CATTCCAAGCGTCCAGATCGCATAGTCGAAATCCATAACAATATTGGGAATAGCATAAAGATTCATCACTTTTTTATAGAAAAATTGCATAATCATCTCGACCTCTTCGTACGAGAGCACTTTGGTGATACCACCTGTTAAGACAATGGTTTTAAGTAGTTCTAACTGCAGCGTTACATACAAAGGATGCAGCCTTGAAACCTTGTACAGTACCAAAAAGATAGAGAGTTGCATTAAAATACGTAACGCTTTTTCGCTCTCCTCTTCTAAGATATTCTCCGTAACATTTAAATACGCTAACAATTCATAGACAAACTCATTGTTTTTAGCCGCGAAAATGAGCGTTTCACGAGACTTAAAAACACCAAGCTTTTTAAAGACTAAACGATCATAACCGCTTTCACTGACAATGTTATCGCGCACCAAATCACGACTGTAGTGAATATCCGTCGTAGCCCCTCCGATGTCCACAACAATGAACGGATTGACCACTTCAAAATTGGCATCAATGAGTGGCAAAGAACGGTTAACGATGTACGGTGTTGAATAGATTTGATTCGCCGTGATTTCGTAAAGATGCTTGATGTCCTCTTTGCCCACAATGTCCGCTTGATAGAGGTTTGTGAGGTACTCTTTCAGCTCGCCACC
Above is a genomic segment from Sulfurospirillum halorespirans DSM 13726 containing:
- a CDS encoding glutamate mutase L, coding for MSKLLIDVGSTYFKVCQTSGISQYFRDFKKDIYDDLITKCGNIFANYQKEDIFICSSANGGLSTLIIGLTNSFSLKFAKNIAFNSGINIIDTILYSKIEESRAPSELVDVVIIVGGIDGIGKVFDEKLFDYLKNVQYSNIVYVGTKQDVAFLSEHIPALKVLGNIITEKLHVNGGELKEYLTNLYQADIVGKEDIKHLYEITANQIYSTPYIVNRSLPLIDANFEVVNPFIVVDIGGATTDIHYSRDLVRDNIVSESGYDRLVFKKLGVFKSRETLIFAAKNNEFVYELLAYLNVTENILEEESEKALRILMQLSIFLVLYKVSRLHPLYVTLQLELLKTIVLTGGITKVLSYEEVEMIMQFFYKKVMNLYAIPNIVMDFDYAIWTLGMENNESKEPKCL